The following nucleotide sequence is from Cyclopterus lumpus isolate fCycLum1 chromosome 20, fCycLum1.pri, whole genome shotgun sequence.
CGCTgagcacacaaacatgtttagggattatgaaataaatagttgttcttttttgtagttgttttttgtctttttgtgtattattgtgaccattttgtttatctttgtagTAACAATTTGTCgttgttttgctctttttgtgtctttttgctgGTTTGCATCTCTTTGGAACTGTTTTGTAGTTTTGTCCCTTTTCATAGTCATTGTGAGTCTATTTATTTGTGGTCTCTTTGCAGCCGGTTTGCATCTCTTTTAGTGTTGTTGGGGTCTGTATGTTTGtaatttgttgtttctttgtggttaatTCAAATCTCTTTTGAATCGTTTTGCATccctttgcagttgttttgtatttctttgtggttgttttgtttctttgtggtagttttgtgtttctttgtggtcatttagaGCCTCTTGCCAGACAGATATTTTAGGTGAAGGCCCAGGGGCTCCTGACCCTTTGGGCCCCTGGGCCTCCACCTGGTAGTCCAGTAATCAGCTGGAGGAGCGTCGCTTCACTGAGGCTCAACAAACGGGCCGTTCATCACATAACTAACTTCACTAACACTGCAGAGAGAAATGTGACCACCGTCATTTCTCTTTTGGTGAAACCGGCTGAACGGGAACAACCACGACCAACTTCTCCTCCCGTTTCCTGGTTTGACAACttgttttcatttccttctCAAACTcagagataagataagatgttttttctttatctctgtttgtttttccataaTATTTTAGGCTCACCGTGCAGATTAACTGTTTCGGTATAAATTCGTGTGttactttatattttagttcctaaaataaataactaatggTAGTAGATACGTACTGATGGATAAGCACAGTGCTGCTAGTTGTGGACATCCATCACTGCAACGTCACCTCTGAATGACACCGGCGTATTATGAGACAATGGGCCCCTGGACTCAGCAACGAGACACACACTTTATAGTTGATTagcctgttttgtttcattttgtattcatcttgtgttttttattgttattttgtatagctttattgtaattttgtctctttttgtagtcgttttgtatttctttgtagtcagtttgtgtctttttggttCTTTTGTGTCcctatttgtctctttttatgGACATTTGGTCTCTTTTCGTAGTAATTGTGTCTATTTCATGGTTCTTTTGTAGTCTTACTCTTCTGTTTATTCTTCTGTTCATATTCTCaatatgaatttaaatgtattgatacTATATTTGTGCGTGTATGTGCCTCACTGTGCTGCCCTTGAAAGTCTTGGCGTAATTGCAACACCGTACTCGTCAGCTTGTTTACATCAGCTGATTAGAAAGGAAGCATGCCCAGCGCTGACCAGTTCACCACACTGGTAAACAGGACATTTTCCAGAGCACCCATTCAGACCAGAAAGTGGAAAATTCATTTCTGTGTCCTGGAGAAGTTTGAATTCCTGCCCACGTGTGTTCTTCAGTCGTTCATGGACTTTAGATCTGGTGCAAAACAATAATAACCAAAGATCTGCGTTCATGCAACTGGTTGAGTTACATTTGGAGACTTTGTGTTCATGCAACATGTCTGCAGGGGGCGGGATGTGAGTCTGGTTCAGTGGGGGTCCCGGGCCTTGTTGATGAGGCCCAAGAAACTGTTCTGGTGGCGTGAGGTTTTGTTCTGCCGGAGGGGGAGTGACTTAAACAGTTGGCGACCCGGGTGGGCGGAGTCAGCCACAACCCCTCCTGCCGCCTCGCCGGGTTCTGGAGGGGCGGCAGCTTCCAACCAATCACCTCCTCAGCTGAGTGATGTCCGGCCTGGTCTGTCCtcctcagtgatggaggaggtgacgatggacctgatgatggcaGTGTAGGAGTGGACCAGGGTGTGATGTTTAGGATCCTGCGTGGTGAAGGTGTCCAGGAAGCAGAAGGTCATGCATGTTTCCGTAAATCAAAAAGTAAAAGGCGTTAAAGGTATGATGCGATATAAGAGCTTATTGTTGATGTTGCATCATATAAACCTAGAAATCTGAAGGGACCTCTTTATGCACGCGTCGCTCTATGAACTGGGCGTGACTTGAGAAAAGGAAAGCcgtgaagaagagagagagagggagagagagggagagagagtgacctTCTGTTTCAGGGGGTTTTCCCACCGAAGAGCTCTCGTTGTCGTGGTTACTCTAAATGTTGAgtctggtgtgttttttgtgtgtcatgCCGGGACAAAGCTGCGCTGCAGCCGGAGCTTTATGGTCCTGGCTGTCAGATGAACTTcattaaataaagtgtttattgaGCCGCCGGCCCGTAACATTCAAGAGGAATTAACACACTTTATGTCCACTAAAAGGCACACGGGCACTTTGGAGTGCATCTTTTACCCCCTTGATAGCCTTGAGGGTGAAAACAGGAATGTAAGCTGGTAAACCACGTCCAGGTGGAGGTCACAGACCCAAccggtgtgtgtttatgtgaactCAACCAGCAGATTTTAGGGATTTGCAGGTCCAAaggctttttcattttcttggtCTTTGAGTCCAATTTAATAAAATGACAACACATTAAACCTCTGAAAACTAACTCCACTCAGGGACACGGCTACAGAAAAACCCTCTCCAGGCACCTAGGTTGAAACTAAAAGTGTTCAAAACATCTTCATAAGTGCAACAACGCTAgttaaatacaattataattaataaaagaatGGATGTTTCCACAGGCGGCAGCTCCTGCTGGTCCATAACTCTGCAGCAAGGCAGTAAATTCCACATCACTCCAGTTTCAGCTCCTCTCTGCCACTTCAGGATTTATTTCCTCTTACTTTTCACAAACAGAACAATGCATTACATTGTCAGGCCTTTGTGCATGTTGACCCCGTACTTTGGTGAGAACTAAAGCAGCTGCGGTAAAGTCTTTTTACTGTCTCTTTTATCTCCCTCATTTCAagtgtttttcttcctgtaaagTCTTTTGTAACTTCTGTTTAGAAGTACTTTATAAAGGAAGTATGTTGGCTTGCTTAAAAGACAGTTTTTAGATGGCTAGATTACATACAACAGCTTTGTCCCCagcattaaaataattatatttcaatATGCATTAAGGACCAGCCATCACGCTGAAAATAGTCATTAAATTACGGTTGCAACAACCAGTATAATGCAACCTAAATGCCTAAAAACAATCCCATTTTTAGCCCAGTTTACACTTGATAATCCGCTGATCGAGCTCTCTGAGGGCGGCGGAGGTTCACAGCTGTCAGAAGTGATTCATTAGTTAGCCGACAGGCTCATTCTTCTTGTGCATTCCTCTCATTGTTAAACTTTTCACATTGTGCTGCGGATTGAGACGTTAATTAGTCGAGGACGACAGTGAATCCTCGCTGGAGCTCGTGGTCGGGTCAGGAATGAGCTCTTTGGGCCGCAGCCGTGCGGACAAATCCTAAAATTAGCTGATTTTttggtgaaggaaaaaaaaaaaaagagagcagcGTCACCGCGTCCCCGTAAACCTCCTTCACCAACTTAGTCCTGATGGCCTCGTGGAGGCAGAGCAGCCAGACGGGAGCCGGGATTGAAGcttgttttttgggggtggggggttgtgtgCTGCGAAGCTATTTGtgctctgtttgtgtgcacaaaTCAGATTTGTTTAGGTTTAGCGGTTAAACAAGCTTAATCTGCTaatgaggaggatggagagcggtggtaggaggggggggggggggggggggggaacagatGTTGGCGGGCTGCGGCGAAGGATGTTTTGACCAAAAAGAGGTTTCACAGGGCCGATGCAGACGGTTGAAGAGATGCATGTGACACGAGCTGCGGAAAGGCATTTATCCAAAGTGTTCCTCCTCCGAAAAGCAACGAAGCAGAAACACGTTGCAGCATCAATAACAATCACAGCTCCCCCTTCGTGCATTCTTCCAACGTTACCGCCGACAGTTCTCGCCTGAACATGAGCGTGAACTGCACGAGGACGGTTGACGTACAGTCACGGAGTAATCTGCAGATCGATGACCTCGCCCCGACCCGGCAGCGTGCGGAGCTGAAGCGGCTCCGGTGGTGTAGGAGCCGGGGACGCTTCTTTCGAGCTGTTTGTTGACTGGTGAGATGTGACTTTGATGATTTGGCGGTTTTCAGGCGCAGCCATCCCCGTGGGCATCGATGTGCAGGTGGAGAGCATCGACAGCATCTCCGAGGTCAACATGGTGAGGATCTTTAAACTTGAGGAAAGTTCTCACTCACAACTAATCGAAACATAACCACGGATCTTTCAACTTAttttcctaaacttaactaagtgTTTCACAATGCGTGCCCAGGATGTGTTTTTCAAAACCTTGGATTTCATCCTTTGTTACATTTATCTTAGTTTTTTCCATTATTTCATACACATTTCACActttaaatggaaataaaacagaagaGGAATCcaaatatatactatacatatatacatatatatgtttcttATTATACTGAAGATGCTTTCacctttttatgtctttaaattACCCAAtcagagaggggagaaaaagcTCCTTGGACTATTCATAACTTTCTTTTCAAGAACTATTTCACTCCCAATCAAACATCCCAcgatctcctcctgcaggactTCACCATGACTCTGTACCTGCGCCACTACTGGAAAGACGAGCGGCTGGCGTTCCCGTCCCGAACCAATCAGAGCAGGACGTTCGACTCGCGGCTGGTGAAGAAGATCTGGGTTCCCGACGTCTTCTTCGTCCACTCCAAGCGCTCCTTCATCCACGACACCACCATGGAGAACATCATGCTGCGGGTCTACCCCGACGGGAACATCCTGTACAGCGTCAGGTAGGAGGGgcggagagaggtggaggtctTAAACCAGCACACTTGGAGACGCTCCTGAGGTCATGAAGGGGTTTGATTGGCTGGTTGgtcacaaaaaacaaatgttccaAGACGTGTTTTTTCCAGATTTTGCCGTTGGGTCCAACTGGATGCTttgatgtgtttgtatgtaaTTTAAATGAGGCTTGAGATTGAAGGTGAAGCTCCGGTTTCCTTGGCGAcagcaggaagtgtgtgttcAACGTGAGGCGcggtttgtgtgtttcagggtgacGGTGACGTCGCTCTGCTCGATGGACTTCAGCAGCTTCCCTCTGGACACACAGAACTGCTCTCTGGAGCTGGAGAGCtgtgagacacacgcacacacacatgcacacacacacactcacatgcacacgcacacacactcacatgcagacacctacactcacacaatccaataatataatatcatttCTGAAATGGACCATTCTGCGTGAGTACTTTCACTtgaagtacttttactttagtgaaacatttgtttgcatGACTTTGACTTGTAACATAGTATGTATACACTgtatactacaatactacagtatttatacactgtatactacaatactacagtacttaTACACTGTAGTATTGatactttacatttatttaataatctgAAGACGTTCAGTCCGGATAAACTCAGAGGACTGCCAACACATTTCTGTCTAATTTATTCAGTTGTCCTCTTTACACTCTTTACCATGACACTGAACACCTCCCCTGAacacctccccccacccccccaccccccaccacccccatcccccaccccccccccccccacagatgCGTACAATGAGAACGACCTGATGCTTTACTGGAAGAACGGGAACGACTCCCTGAGGACGGATGAGATCGTCTTGTCTCAGTTCTTCATCGAGCATTTCCACGCCTCCAGTGGCCTGGCCTTCTACAGCagcaccggtgtgtgtgtgtgtgtgtgtgtgtgtgcttgtgtttgtgtgtgtgtgtgtgtgtgtgtgtgtgtgtgtgtgtgtgtgtgtgtgtgtgtgtgtgtgtgtgtgtgtaggccagTGGTTGCCAACCTGAGGTACTAGCTACTTTACTGATTgagattattaatacaaaatataaataaaccgATGAGTTATGAAGCATTATTAAAGAATAAACTAtattaaagtcattaaaattAGCTCCACCTTCACAGCTACAacaagtgatgaacacattaatgcaacaagtaaataaaaatacaaagtgTATTTCCTCGAGTCTGAAAGAAGACGAGTTATTGAGGCGAAACATCTAAAAACCCAGAACTGAGGGTTGTAGTTCAAGCTCctggctcctctctcctcaggttGGTACAACCGTCTGTTCATCAACTTCATCCTGCAGAGgcacatcttcttcttcatgctgCAGACCTACTTCCCCACCATGCTGATGGTGGTCCTGTCCTGGGTCTCCTTCTGGATCGACCGGAGGGCCGTCCCCGCACGCGTCTCCCTGGGTAACGCCGTGAACTCATGAGCCGGAGTTCAAGACCAAGTTCACTGTCCTTTTCTTGTGTACTTTCATACCGAAAAGATGATAGCAGGGCAACAAGACATTATTCTAAAACTGTAATATctatacatatctatctatatatagatagatatatacggTATGTATAAACACTATTTGCAGCACAGTGCGTTAacgtgcatttatttatttttctgtttgattgtgtgagcatatatatatatatatatttgggatagagaggttatatatatataaatattaaaattaaaaaatattttattattatatatttatatatacctgtatattatatatattttttagatagTGTTTTGGTCCATTTCTGACAATACATCCCCCTAAatgttttcaattttttttaaatatatgtaaatatatatgtatatatatatacatatataagctatattttattatagaaatatgtatattcttatatatttatatattttttatatattacatatttatagatATTTTGTGCACATATGTTACATTTGGTGGGGTCTATTGGCAGAAACGGAATAAGATACAAATAAATCACGTGAAAATAAGCATCTTTGAATAAAGAATGAGCCGTTTGTATCTGCAGACGGAGGCCGACCAGAGACCATGAACTCACCTTGAAGACTAGCTTTCCCTTTGGGTTCTGACCCCGTAATTATAATTATGATAACCTCCGTGTGGTTTGTCGTCCTGCAGGAATCACCACGGTGCTCACCAtgtccaccatcatcaccgGAGTGTCCTCCTCCATGCCTCAGGTACAGCTGCTGTGTTGGTGTGGCCTTCAGGTGCAGTCGGTCTTCAGGCTGAAATGGACTCTGGGACTCTGTTTCAGGACTCTTAGAGAGTCCAGAATCCAGACTAGAGGGGACCAGAGTCTCCGACAACCTCAGCAAATATCATCTTTACTCATCATCTCCATCGAGGAGGTTATGTTCTCAGTTGGTTTGTCTCTCAGCATCTATTTGATTTACTGAATGCTCTCCAACTTTGTGcctggatttatttattttacactttaatTATAATTGACTAATTATGAAACAATAATTGAATAATtacaacaaatgtatttatattcgAAATAAGGCTTTGAAACACAGTTGACACCTTAATgtagggaaataaaaaataacttaaatatatatatattaaaaaaaatacaaaaagatgaTAATTGTAATCAAACTTGTGTCAAAAGTGGAGTATTTGACACTGacgggttttattgtgaagctttaatatctgctgctgttttgacaatataattaatatattttcaaatTTTTTCTGTGTGTTGACTTGAACGCACCGCTCCTCATCGACCTGTCCCACGTGTCGTTCCAGGTGTCCTACGTGAAGGCGGTGGACATCTACCTGTGGACCAGCTTCCTGTTCGTCTTCCTGTCTGTGATCGAGTATGCGGCGGTGAACTACTGCACCACtctggaggagatgaggaagatgaagagggggaAGGTCAGCGGCCCCATGTTTGACTTCATGCCTCGCTCTAGTGGACACACGGGGACATTACAGCATTCAACtgcaatacatttataataaataatataataaatataatattaccTTTGAAAATCAAGCGCGATGCTActtttatactttatttttctaaattgaTATGTTTCACGTGTATTGTTTTTCTATTATTGTTAGTATTACttgttgaataaaatatattgctTTTTTTGGTGTAATTTTTGAGCAACCAAAATGATTTTCCTTGAGattaaaaaagttatattttaacaaatgaagattttacaaacaaaacattactTGCGACAAGATAACTTTTTGTTAAAGTGTTGATGTTGTCATGTGgatgtgtttaaatgtgacGTGAACGTGCACGATCTCTTCTGCATCCATCACTTCAGATCCCCTCCACCTTCAACGCCAGCCAGGCGATGGCCTTCGACGGCTGTTTTCACGACAACGACGTGGAGCTGACCCCGTTCGCCCGCGCGGCGCcctccctgacctctgaccccctcGCCGCGCAGACCCAGGCCCCGGACGCGCGTCCCCCGGAGGGGACCCACCTCCGCCGGCAGCGGTCGGTGCGCGAGAACGTGGACCTGTTCGTCAGCAACAGCTACGTGATCGACTCGTACTCGCGCCTGGCCTTCCCGCTGTCCTACCTGCTCTTCAACACCATCTACTGGAGCCTGTACACCTGAGCCAGGCAGAGAGCATGCTGGGGGATTGCTTCGCGTGCACCTCACCGGACCATCTCTACGTCACGAATCGTCTGCTTTACCTGAGAGATGAAAGCACTCAAGAGGAGGAACTCTTCATTTAGGACTGCATCTTTatcaatgtgtatttattttaataaactcTACACGTGACTCTGTTATCTTATACTCGGAgctcttattctgaaggggGCTTTACTACGTGAGGGAAAATGCATCTAAAAGTGTTCAGTCAACCAGCTATTTAACATGTTCTTTAATTTATCTTCTTATTAAAGATTAATTTTGTTCACGAGGAGGTAAAAgtacatttatgtttgtttttttaaagggtcatgtttttaatttagcaaccaattacaataaaaaaacatgtggtggctcttttacacatttttttttacatatttccctttttcattTGACTACTTTAAGGTCaccaacatattttttttttaagttttcaaCACGCGGATTTGTCTTAAGTAGTGGAGTAGTTTACTTTTTAGTAGTTAgtttatttgattaaataaaacaaagggaaaaaaatccCAGGAAAAACCTCTGCGtctaaataaaacatgcattaatcCAActgttataaaataaataaatacatatttaataaataaataataaatatttatttatttttacaatgttcGGGTGTTTCAGTACCAAAGACAACGTGCGCGTGTGGCAGCTAGTCGCGGAAAAGCAACGTCAACTGGACGCAGTCCCGCAAAGAAAGCCACGAATCAAGCTCGACttcactgcagcagcaggaggaagaggaagaggaggaagaggaggacaggtaacaggtgagttacaacgtAAAGAGCGACGCGTCGGCCTTAACGTGGTTGTGGTTCGCTTAGTGCACGTCGGCTAGCTTCAGTTAAcggcagctagctagctagctagctagcttaagttAGCTAGAAAGCGCCCGTTGGCCGCCTCGCTGCGCCTGAAATCCCGGTAATATTGAGGAAGAGAGGACGTTATAAACCTCCGTTAACTTTACTGGTATGTGCGTGTTTGATTGGTCTCATT
It contains:
- the LOC117749558 gene encoding gamma-aminobutyric acid receptor subunit rho-3 isoform X2, which encodes MHVSVNQKVKGVKGAAIPVGIDVQVESIDSISEVNMDFTMTLYLRHYWKDERLAFPSRTNQSRTFDSRLVKKIWVPDVFFVHSKRSFIHDTTMENIMLRVYPDGNILYSVRVTVTSLCSMDFSSFPLDTQNCSLELESYAYNENDLMLYWKNGNDSLRTDEIVLSQFFIEHFHASSGLAFYSSTGWYNRLFINFILQRHIFFFMLQTYFPTMLMVVLSWVSFWIDRRAVPARVSLGITTVLTMSTIITGVSSSMPQVSYVKAVDIYLWTSFLFVFLSVIEYAAVNYCTTLEEMRKMKRGKIPSTFNASQAMAFDGCFHDNDVELTPFARAAPSLTSDPLAAQTQAPDARPPEGTHLRRQRSVRENVDLFVSNSYVIDSYSRLAFPLSYLLFNTIYWSLYT
- the LOC117749558 gene encoding gamma-aminobutyric acid receptor subunit rho-3 isoform X1; its protein translation is MKVDLLTCLVLAAAAAGLVAVASGGRSSGRRRHKEVFLGEKSKFKFGGRVDYKLKRQDSTKTLLIKSEQLLRIEEHDFVMRPGFGGAAIPVGIDVQVESIDSISEVNMDFTMTLYLRHYWKDERLAFPSRTNQSRTFDSRLVKKIWVPDVFFVHSKRSFIHDTTMENIMLRVYPDGNILYSVRVTVTSLCSMDFSSFPLDTQNCSLELESYAYNENDLMLYWKNGNDSLRTDEIVLSQFFIEHFHASSGLAFYSSTGWYNRLFINFILQRHIFFFMLQTYFPTMLMVVLSWVSFWIDRRAVPARVSLGITTVLTMSTIITGVSSSMPQVSYVKAVDIYLWTSFLFVFLSVIEYAAVNYCTTLEEMRKMKRGKIPSTFNASQAMAFDGCFHDNDVELTPFARAAPSLTSDPLAAQTQAPDARPPEGTHLRRQRSVRENVDLFVSNSYVIDSYSRLAFPLSYLLFNTIYWSLYT